The following DNA comes from Brassica oleracea var. oleracea cultivar TO1000 chromosome C5, BOL, whole genome shotgun sequence.
GAGTCTGTCCATACGTGAATCGACTCGCCATTCCCAACAGCCCATCCAGCATTACTACAGATGAGGTCCCGTCCCACCAAAAGTCCCTTCCAGCCATGAGATTCTACTGACTTATGTGATGCTGTTAGAAAGGTCTCGTCGGCAAAATATTTTCCTTTTAGCACTCTGCTCAAGAGACAGTGGGGATTGTTGATTAGTCTCCAGCTTAACTTTGCTAAGAACGCATCGTTAAAGCTCTGGAAATCCTTGAAGTTCAGGCTGCCCTTAGCCTTTGGTTGGGTCATTTTTGTCCATGAGACCCATGCCATCTTTCTGCTCCCATCATTTCCGTCCCACCAATATCTGGTTAGAGCTGACTGTATCCGATCACACAACAACACGGGGAGCTTAAAACACGTCATAGCGTATGAGGGGACTGGCGTTAGAACACTGTATAGCATGACCAACTTCCTGGCCGTTGAGAGAAACTTGTTGGACCAGCTGCTGGCTTTGACTTGTATCCTATCCACAATGGACATAAATAAGTCACGTTTCTTTCCTCGAAGTGATCCGGTAAGCCGAGATACTTTCCTATACCCCCTTCTTTTTGTATACCCAGAATCCGCTTCATTTTTGTCTTTAGGGCCCCTGGACTTCGGCGTGAGAAGGTTATTGCCGATTTATCGGCGTTGATAACCTGGCCCGATGCGGTCTCATATTGGTGTAACACCGTTGTAAGGGCTGTTGCGCTGGCTTCGTTTGCTCGGGTGAAGAACATGGTGTCGTCCGGAAATAGGAGGTGGTTGACTCTAGGACATCCCATGGCTACTCGAATGCCGGCCAACTCGCCAGTTTCTTGTGCTCTGTTACGTCCCGAGAGTACTTCACCACACAAGATGAATAGATATGGTGAAAGTGGGTCTCCTTGACGGATCCCCCTACTCGGCTTAACTCTTCCTCTAGGCAAGCCGTTGATGAGGAAGACGTATGTAACTGAAGAGACACACTCCATGATCCAGCTGATCCAAATCTGATGGAATCCCAATCTTTCAAGGACCAACTGAATGAACTCCCATTCTAGCCTATCATAGGCTTTACTCATGTCCGTCTTGACCGCCATTGAGCATATTTTCTCAGCTTTTGAGGTTTGGAGGAAGTGGAGAACCTCATGTGTGATTAGAACATTATCTGATATTGCTCTTCCAGGTACAAAGGCGGATTGATTTTCTGAGATAATAGAAGGCAGCAGCGGCTGGAGACGTTTCGTCAAGATCTTGGAGACGATCTTATAGTAGACATTGCATTGCGCTATCGGTCTGTAGTCCGCTACCATTTGTCGGCTTCCTTTTTTGGGGATTAGGCGGACGAAGGTTTCGTTTATCTTCGCTGGGAGCTTCCCGGAGGTAAAGAACTCTTGTATTTCTGAGACAATGTCGCCTCCAGTGGCGTCCCAGTTGGAGTGGAAAAACCCTGCCGAGAATCCGTCCGGTCCCGGCGCCTTATCAGGGTGTATGGAGAAGACAGCGCTTCTTATTTCCTCTGGACTCGGGATCTGTATCAGCTTGCCATTCTCCTCATCTGTGATTCTCGGTTGAAGCGCTAGTTTGATGATTTCCTCCCTCTCGCTCGGGGTACTTGTGAAGAGATCATTGAAATACTGGACAATAACCTTAGCAATCTGCTCCTCCTTATAGACAGGTTTGCCCTCTGCGTCCTCGATGACTGAGAAGTCATTCACCCGCTTCCGGTTCTTCGTCGTCGCATGAAAGAACCCCGAGTTTTGGTCCCCAAGTCTCAACCATAATAATCTACTTCTCTGGCGCCAGTACGCCTCCTCTGATTTGTAGACTGCTTTCAATTCGCTGGAAATTTTGTGGATTAGTTCCAG
Coding sequences within:
- the LOC106344567 gene encoding uncharacterized mitochondrial protein AtMg00310-like, yielding MTCFKLPVLLCDRIQSALTRYWWDGNDGSRKMAWVSWTKMTQPKAKGSLNFKDFQSFNDAFLAKLSWRLINNPHCLLSRVLKGKYFADETFLTASHKSVESHGWKGLLVGRDLICSNAGWAVGNGESIHVWTDSWLSNTEQLRPMGPAPENQQDLMVAHLLLPDKSDWDREAIRRVIPHEESKIVSLKPSRTGAPDKLIWLGTRSGDYTTKSGYRIALERKDNAEANHAGDKFDWQKGVWKLHTVPKIKLFL